CTGATTAGCAACATTCAAAATTAAGGAAAACAAAGTGTTTACTGAAATGTCCTTGATTCCATCAGTGATGAAACCCAAATTCCAAGGTTTCGAGGCTTTATGCAATACCCAATTTGTCACAAGCATGCATTTTCCCTCTGTAGTTTAGGATTTTGCAGCCCTTGGAAAGAATTGGAGGAAGATCCATAGCCCTCCCGAAGAGCCTTGGATTTGGAGTGAAAGGTGATCGAGCCCAGTGGGACATGAGAATACTGCTGTGATATTCCTCTGCTCATAAATAGTAAAAGGAAACAAATATCTAAAATTGTCTACACACCAGCTGGACTCTCAGAGGTAGAAAATCCTTCAAAATTCCATTTCCAACTCCCCAACTGCATGGAAGATTCCTTTTTGTTTGGAGCATTCAATCAAAGGATTGCTTTCGAATTGTGAAAGATGCCAGCTCCATGGAATTCATTTCGTGCAGGAGACAAGAGTCCAGTCCACCCCACCATCCATTCTTAATCCTTGTGACAGTCACCCATGGGGGACTCGGTTTGCGTGGTGCACGAGAGCGCTATGAAGAAGACTGGAGGAAAAATAATCTCTGGCATCCACTTCCATATCCTTCTATCCTCCCATTCTTGAAATGAGCACCTCTTCAAGCCTTGCAAAAAGATTTAAACATTCTGCTTCTCATCTAAGATAATCTACTATCTCCACCTCTTCAAGCTTTGCAAGAACACTTTTTTCATCCTTGCAAGATAATGTAGTATGAATTGGGGTTGCTTTTGAACTCGTTTACATTCACCAACAAATTTATTTAGTGACCTACAAGATATGGAACCCAACTAGGCTTCACAAGCAGGATAAAATCTGACAGGCATCATGATGTGTGTATCATAAGGATCTGGTCATTCATGATCTTGGGCAAATAGGTCCATAGTTATTTTGTGTTCATATTTTCCGATCAAATGCAGCCAGTGCCCATAGCTCTGGCATCTCATCTGCTCCTCTTTATATCCACTTTAGACACTATGACCATTGCATTCACCATAGTCACAATGAACTGCACTTTACTAATGCCCTAATTGGAAGAGATGGCTGGAATGTTTTCTGGAAAGCTCCTTCCAGTAAAGAGAGTGAATATTGTTTCTGCAAGAATAATATATTTATCtcaactgatcaaatccttgtTCAGACAACCAATGAAGAGTTTGCCAATTCTCTTACTGATCTCTGGCGGTCAAATACAAATTTTTAGATGATTACATAAACTGCTAGAGCCCAACAAATTTAAGAAACAATATCCAGACGCTACAAAGTGTGGTTTAGACTCTGTTACATTTCAATCCTAGTCCTTGTTAAGGCTTAGAACCATGAAGGAAGATTATTTCACATTCCAAATGCTATGTATGTAGTCATATTTTGTTTCATGGTTATCTTGAAGGAGTTCAGTGGTGGTGGTGGGAATTGTTGTCCTTAGAAGAGGCAAAATTCATGGAGAAACGAACCTTCATTATTATGTTGGAATTTGGAAGTTTTTgaggacttttttttttaaaaccttttgagGATGAGGAAACTTTGTTGGCATAAGTAGATTGAATAAATAAAATCATTGGATGATTAATGGTTAAGAAAGAATTTCATGGTGCAAGGGCTTTGGACAAATTACTGAATTGAAGGAAAAAGTAGCAAGATGAGAAACCCCTTGAAGCGACTTCTGGAAGATAAATTTTGGTCAGAATTTGCTGGAAAATCTAGGGTGTCCGGCAGAGTGGTTACACATGAGAATGATGCAGTTAAATGTTTCCTGGAGCGACTGGGTGGGTGGATTTAAATGACAAAGCATGGAAGCAATGGGAAGAGGCATGGTGGTTTAACGTTTCATCCTTGGGCTGAAGTGTGATAGTGGAAGGATATTCACTGCATGTCGCTGTTTGGGCTTTGCATGAGGGTTTGGACCCCCCTAGCCCTAGTGTTTATATTTGATTAGATCTGGATTTTAGCTTCTTCTTAGAGTGCCTTGTGCATCCATGTTGACAGGGTCGCTGACTCCCTTCCAAAGGAAGTAGTCTTGAGGCCAGATCGCCATATGGGGCATTATTTGCCCTTCTTTGATGTGTCTTTCTTTTATCCTTTCATAACTTTTGTTACTCATCAAAGAAAAGTACTGTGAGTTTCTAAGAGTATGCTTGTTTCTTTGCGTACTTTTGCTGACATATGATTACTGGTAAATAGTGAGAGAGCTTCATTGTATACTTTCTCAATGTTGTAGTAAGTTCTCATTTCTTTCACTAATTGGTTACAGTACACCCCTGCAATTGACATATGGAGCATCGGCTGCATCTTTGCTGAACTTTTAACTGGGAAGCCTCTCTTTCCTGGGAAAAATGTGGTCCACCAGTTGGATTTGATGACCGATCTGCTGGGAACACCTTCAGCTGAAGCCATAGCCAGGGTATGTTTCCTAACTTGGAAAATTTGTCTTAACATGGGTGTAGTTGTGCATATTTATTTATAGACTTAAGAGCAGACACGTTTATTTTTCAAGTAAAGTTGATTTATGTTACCAATTGGTCTTCTCTTTACAGGTGCGTAATGAGAAGGCCCGAAGATATTTAAGTTGCATGCGCAGGAAAAAACCTGTACCTTTATCGCAGAAATTTCCGAATGCAGATCCCCTTGCCCTCCGTTTATTAGAAAGGATGCTTGCATTTGAACCCAAGAATCGACCTAGCGCTGAAGAGGTACAGTGGCATGCTAATACTGAGTGGAAGGAcccccctttttattttatttctctcctcttctctcaaTCCTGAGGATGCATGCTCTGTCTAACGAAGCAAATTTGTGCCACAAGGTGTCAGGCTTTGGCAGATCCCTATTTTAGGAGCCTGGCCAAGGTTGAGAGGGAGCCTTCTGCTCAGCCAGTCACGAAGATGGAGTTTGAATTTGAGAGACGAAGGATAACAAAGGAAGATGTAAGAGAGCTCATTTACCGAGAAACTCTTGAGTACCATCCAAAGATGCTGAAGGAGTTCTTAGAGGGAACAGAACCAACGGGGTTCATGTATCCTAGGTATTGACTCCCAATCTCATGAATTGTGATATGCAAAGTCCCAAAATTCCCAAGTTCCCAAGATCTACCCTTAGAGGGCTGTGGTTTTTACTGTGCATGAAATCCCAAAAGTAACACCATTCCATTTTCTCTATGATTTTTATACTGGACAACTTTTTGGCACAGAACTATTGGAGAACTCTTTTGATTTCCATAATTGTCCTCAGGTTTTCAAATTTATATAATTTAGTACAAGGTATAAATGCAGATTCacttatatttatatttgtacACCTATAGGCGTGATCTAGGTGCGGATGTGAATCCACATACAGTAGGTTGAATGCAAGCCTGCACATGCATGCATGGGGAATGATTGTGCATGTATGCATGTGCTATCTTTCATGCTCCTGTGTGTTTTCACGGGCATTCACACAATTTTGGTTGTTTTACATTTatgtgcaacacaaacatgttgaTATTTCAGTTTCCCTAGAGGCTTCATGTGCAACTGGTGTGTTTCATGCCCATCTTTAGCAATGGCCAAATTATACATGAAAACCATATGTGCCGCACATGGAATTCCAAGCTCTAAATGTTAAAATTGGAACTACAACCTCCACCATGCCACCTGAAACCCTTAACTCACAAGCATAGTTAAACTGAAATGCTTTGACTCTTGAGCTTGACCCACAAATCCTGAAGTCTGAGACCCATACTAAACGATTCTAGAACCCACTCTATTCTCCTTTGTCACTGAACTTATACCTTGAACTCCGAAGCTGGATTCCTGAATCTTAAAGAGACGTTAAACAGAAAGAATAGGATCCTCAACTTGAAGCTTTGCACGGTATACTCTAGTTTTCCATTCTGACAAGTGGCCAATGGTTCAGCAGTCCATACCATGGGTCAGTTGTGACCACCATGGATGCTCCATGCCCCAAAACTTTCCATTTTCCTCTGCTTCTGCCCCAAATCACAAGTGAGATTGTATAAGAAGCAGGGTTTTCAAAATGGATATGTAATGTTAATGGTGGGAACCATTACGCGTTATGggactgtaacagccattacataaAAAATGGCCCATGATGGTCTGTTATGGGGCTGATACAGATTTTGTTTTTTAAAAGCCagctgttacggccaccattaccgttatcgAACACCTTGATAGGAAGGTTCTAACATCTCCTTGCTGCTGCGCTATTGTGTGGCCCCGGGAACTGGGATCTTTTAAATATATCCTTAAATGCCCATTTCTGTAACCCTCCTACTTAACCTCTTTGAGATCATCATTCTAGAATCTTCAATGTTATGCTGAGATCCTGTAGCCATCACTTTTTACTCTAAACCAACAGTTAAAATGTTTATGGCTGGCATTGCTTTCTTTTATAGTGCCGTTGACCAATTTAAGAAGCAATTTGCTTACCTTGAGGAGCACTATGGAAATGGTGCGACGGTGGCCCCACCTGAGAGGCAGCATGCGTCCTTACCCAGGTATATAGatttccatcatgttcaatgcgTTTTCTCATTATTTGGAATCACCGAAATTGTTGATGCAACTTTCTATGTGCAGGCCATGTGTGTTCTATTCAGACAACACGGCACATAATCCGGCAGAGGTCACTGATGATATGTCCAAGTGTTGCATCAAGGAAATGGAGAAGCCGCAACCAGATGGGAATTGTGGAATTCCTGGGACGAGATTTCCCCTCCAAGTTCCCCAGAGAATCCAAGGTGAAGTGAATTCCTTAGAATGTCAGCATTTGTCAAGTTCCTTGACACTcaatgttttttttcccttcgctAATCTCCATACAATTTCACTACTTAATCTACCATCGTACTTTGGGAGGATTACTGAAGTTTTTGTCTCTGAAAACAACTTGATAAAACGAAATCCGATTCTTTTGAATTGATAGAAGAATCGATCTGATGCTAATGATGCCTTCAATTTCATTGAAACGAAAATTTTAAGTACTGGGTGTGGTCATGTTGGAAGGTGCCTGCAGCTCATGAACAAGAGAAACACTACATATTCCTGTATCTGGCAGGTTTTAGCATGAAGTATGCAACTGTTGTAGCCTATAGACACCATGGCTTGGACTATCCGTATCATATTTGTCCAACATGATATGCAATAAGCGTTCAATATCAGCCTGTCCCCAAAATTTGTCTTGTATAGGCCTGTATTAGCAATACATGCCGTATTGGCACCAACACGGGTCTGATTCGGACAATACAGCCATAAAGACCAATTtcgattttttgtttttcaaaaatttccttatttttccatttcttttttcatTGCAACCATGGAGATCTTGGGTATGAAAACACATGATTTGAGTGGGATTCGAGAATTCGAGAAATGGACAATTTCGGGAAAAACTTGGAAAAAGGGGTAaaccatcattattattattatttatttcatttttttcatcttacttttgttgtatttcaatataaTGGGCCTGAATCCATCAgatcatgtttattttttttttcttatttttcattggggcctatttggttgactttgAAGTCAAGCTGACAGGACAAACAGCAGTAGTATCAAAGAATTTGCTTATACACCATTAAATAGGTATCCAAAACTcgcaaaaagacaaaaaaaaataataataataaaataaaaaggaaatgataataaaaaaaagaaaaggaaaaaaaaagaaagagatagattcccaaaattttcattttccccCATTTTTATGATATTTTCCATAATGTTTTGGCCTAGAAGAAATTTTGACCGATCTGGCCAGGTACGGTATGCATTCAATACTAATACAATATGCATGTTTAGGTCATTCTAAAAATGCCTAGGGATAGGGCATGGTGTgctataacggctgttacgaggctgtaaaggccgttacaaaaAGGTAATGGtagcaaccgttacatgttactgggtcgtaatggctgttatggaagAAAATGACCCGTAACTGCCGTTGCAGCCCCCTCCACCCCCCGTCAAGGCTGCAATGGCCCCATAATGGTCCATTATGGGGCCGATATAggtttatcaaaaaaaaaaaaaaattcaattaagAAAAAGAGACCGTAATACCCGTTacagcccgtatcgtaaaggtaatgccGGGGGCTGTTTTTATTGCCATCATTactgttacagaataccttgggaTAAGGGGGTTTTAAATACATCATTTCTGTGGTGGCAGATGCTATTTTGCATCTAGTTCTAGGATAGAAAAAGTCGTAGAACCTTTTGACTGATTCAATGATAGATAGAgtaattgcttttttttttttttaaccggtTAGTATCATTGATCATGGAAATCAGTCAATTTTGTGCTAATCCAAATTTCTTtgtagttttctttctttttgaggAACTTGCAGATACTCATGGAAGTGTAGGATTTTTAATCCTATTCTCCCCATTGTGTGGCACTTTGGCATGAATgggagatccatgccattcatcagggCGGTGTGGCCTGGGAACCAGCCTAGTcggtcatcagatgggccatgcatgTATGATAGAATTGGATGTTTAAAAGGAATCTATCAATGATCCACATCCAGctgacattgtggcccacctgatcagaaaaTCCTTTGCTTTGGGCCATGGTATGTACACTGccccctggatggcctggacattGCACACACATGCCACATTAGCAAGCATTGAAATAGGACCAGATTATCCTACTCTCATGAATTGTCTAGCAAAGTCCTTTTCTTTGATTTCAGTAATTTAACATCAACCGACTTAGGGTTCATTATCAATTCAAATCCACCCAATAACCATTGCTTTCATTACATAGGTGGTGCCGCAAAGCCTGGAAAAGTGGTTGGTTCAGTGTTACGTTACAACAACTGTGCAACAGCAGCACAAGAGGCTTACGAACAAAGAAAAACAGTGAGGAACCCAACAGTCATGACTCAGTATCCCGCATCCAGCTGCTCATATCCCAGAAGAAACCCGAGCTGTAAGAGTGATGTGGGGGAGGAGGGGATCGAAGGATCCAACTCAGTTCAGTCCAAGCCTCAATACATGGCGAGGAAAGTGGCCACAGCTCAAGGCGGAGCTGGTGGTCCCTGGTACTGATTCTGCATTGGCTATTTGATGCATTTCAACATTATGTTGCCAGCTCAGTAGCATGGTCACCTAGCCCAGCGGTTGGTATTGTATGGCCTGCAGATGAGGATGTTATTGTCCACCCAAATAACATGCTCCATGATGGCATATGGAACTTGTACGGCATCTCGACTTGAACATCCAGCAGAGCCAATATAGATGGACCATAGCCCAAAATCAACATTgtctgatgatcctaaccacaATTGGAGAAGTTGGGGAAAATGGAACTTTGTCCCCAGCTCTGGCAGTTGTAAATGCAACTgatgtgatttttgggctatggcccatccatgatggtCCGCGCTAGACAAGAGTCCAGACATCATGCATGTGTGACAGGTTTTCTATTAAGTGTGATATTCCGGCATGATGATAATAGCAATCCTTTATAAACCAGTTGGTTTTTACGATAACTTTTTATTCTGACCCAGCGCACAGCTTGTAATATATAAGGGTTTCTTCCCTTACTGTTGGGAAGAAGAGGTTACtttgagaaaagaagaaaaagaacatttTCAGATGAGTGGTGGGTAGAATACCAGTCTGTTTGATCATTTTCCTGATTTTCAGTGAGAACTATAGACAAAAACGTTAACCTCCTTTCATCCTGACTGTTAATTCGATGCttgtttttcttttaaataagaACCTGCCAAAAGATtgcatttttttataattttttttttccaattttcttttctcttttcttttcttttctgttccCCTCATACAAAGGGACCCTGCAACGGTCACTGGCCTCACCTTATTTAAAAGGACTGGCGGTGGATGGGTTTGTTGAGTATTTTCAGGTATTTGAAATGCTCATGGTGTCAGTATTATGTGCTCTTGTAACGTTTGAAACTAGGCCATTTAACCCTGTATTGGCAGACATTACCTTTTAAAGGTCATGTAGATAGGGATTTTATGAAACAAGATTATGGGGTTTGTTTTGACTGACATTGGCTCGCAGGAGATTGAAAAAGAGAGGCAAGATGCGCCCTTCAATGCTATAAATGGGTTCTCTGTTGTGAAAATCGTTGCCGTGCACAGCATGCACAGGTTTTCTATCCTGATAGATGGGTCCCATGTAAGGTAATTCGCTCTCAATGCACCATGGATGGAATGTCCTGAAAATCTTATAGTTTTGATTTGCAGCTGATATATGGATGGCTGGAAGGGATGCATCAAATGATCTACTGGAAAAGGTCCCAGCAAATTGGGAGAATTCAGGGCATGATCCATCTATGGTGGGATGCAATATGATTGACGAAAGCAAAATTGCAAAAAGTAAGGCATGGTGTGGACATTTTTTTAATGGGGCTAATCTGCTCTCTGCGCCTGCTTGGCATTGACTGTCCTGGCTCGTGCCTCTGCTATCCAGAGAGACTTGGCCAGGGTTCCTCAAATGAGCCTTTTGCTTGTCTTGAGAATTGGTTAGGTTCATCAAAAGAGCATTTTCTTCAGATTTTTGGTTGACATGGTTGAGTAATTAGAGAACTTGGAATATGGATTTTTCTGATCGAATGTGGTGATCCTCAGAGAAATAGAGAAATCTTCTCAACGAGAGCTATCTTCTTAGATGAAGCAATCTCAGTTCCAAAAGTGAACTATTACATTCTCAAATAAAAGAGTTTTTACTAGAACAAAGGAGTGAACAGATTTCGGTGGAATCGACATGTTGGTGATATTAATCCAAAGGCCTGTTTGGTGGACACCTGAAAATGAGTTTATATCTCAATTTTGCTCATTGTAATTAagtaatctctaatacataattccaTTTAGTTAATCATAACCGTCTGTTAgagatcatgatctctaataaataattatgattaattaaaatgagatgaactcaatttTCAGGCGTCTGCGAAACAGGCCGTGAAGCTATGAATGGAGTTGGAATTCTGTGTGCGTTCTCCCTAAAGCTTTTCCCAGAACGTAAATGGTGCAAGGGCTGGTTCAAAATCAATGTTGATGGATATTCCATTGGCAACTCTGGGCTCGCCGTGACTGCAGAGGGAATGCAGTTATGCAGTTCTTATGGAATTTTCTGCCTCTGTTGGTTGTGGAGGCCGCAGCGCTCTTTTTGGAATTTTCTGCCTCTGTTGGTTGTGGAGGCCGCAGCGCTCTTTTGATGTTGTGAGATGGGCTAGACTCAAATCTGGCCTTGGAGGAAACGGAAGATTTGGCTCACTACAATCAGTGATCTTCTCAGGATTCCAACTCATAGCTCAATCACAGACAAAtcgtgtttcaacattgaggtcatgagagagagagagagagagagagagagagagacgctcaCCTTCTTACCTGAGCacccatggcccactagagttttgaggggtgccgcatcacattgaccattcagattttgtgcccatgacacgagTGCAAAGGTGCACgcaggtgctcacgtaagaaggtatgtaggggtgtgtgtgtgtgtgtgtgtgtaggggtgcacatggaaccggtaAACCAGACCGGAACCGATCAAACCGCACGGTTTGGTTCTATTTTattagtttacaatatattttagttgtctacttaactcatgatttatggtttacaatgcgcCATCTAATTGTTTCCGTAAATGTCTTTTTGCATACTAtataatatctaaaccattcgtcAAATAGATCACATCACGAATGGACACGGGCTGGAttatttttaaagaagaaaagaaaaaaaaaaaaaagcaattggGCTGAATTATAAAAAAGCCTAaaaccgtagaaccgaaccggttttaggGTGTAAACGGTCTAGTTCTTGTTTCAATTTTCCTGGAACTGCACACTAtataatatctaaaccattcatcaaatatatcacaacacgaatggacatgggctggattataatattatttttttaaaaaaaagtaattgGGCTGAATTATAAAAAAGCATAAAACTGTAGAAGTGAACCGGTTTTTACGGTTTGGTTCTAGGGTGTAAACGGTTTGGTTCTTGTTCCGATTTTCCTGGATCCGTTAGGAACAGTTCGGTTCTAGTTTCACCCTAAAATCAGACCAAACcaacccatgtgcacccctacacacacacacacacacacacacacacacacacacgcataatGCGAGCCCAAAATCTACCTATGAAGCACCCCATGGAACCCTTGGGActcaacttttaccttgatccaaaactttggtaggcctggcaaaagaaaacagtttcctcccttaatttgcatctctctttgctatgtcacactagaattttggatcagggtgaaaattggccCTCGGGGATTTCATGGAGTGCTGCGTCACATGTACCATTAGGTTTTTAggtccatgacacgtgtgcaaaggtgcacacgtggaCAGGTGGgcatgcccctctctctctctctctctctctctctctctctctgtgtgcatATAGAGAGTGtgtgacaaaaagaaaaaatagtgaCTTTCTCTAGAGTTAACAGATCTGCTAATGACAAGGCAGTCGCTCTAGTGAAAGCAGTGTGCTAATGTTCCCTAGCGAAAGTAGTGTTCTAGGGCTGATTCCTCCTTATCCACCGTGGATAGGCCATAAATCCCTTTCAAGATTGTAGTGTTTATAAATTTGGCTTGTTTGTTCTTTCATTTCTTTAAATAAAAACTTCCTTTtccaatttttagaaaaaaaaaaaaaaaaggtccaattGGGATGATGTTGAAAATTAAAAGCCCAGTTGGACCAATGTGGTAGACATTTCTGATTTAAACGGCTGTACTAAAGGTGAACGGTCCAATTGGACAAAAATCAAAGATGAATGGCCCAATTAATCTAAAATTGAAGATTGACTATTCAAGTGAACTGATGATAAAGGTGGACAGTTCAATTGTGCTGAAAGCAAAGATGAATGGTCTGATAGAGCTAATATTGAAAATGAACAGCTTGGACCAACTGAATAGTCTGATTCGGACAATACTAAAGATGAATGATCAGATTAGACAAAAATCAAAGATGAACGGTTTGATTAGGTTGATATTGATGATCAACGGTCCAATTAGACATGAAGGATCAAATTGGGTCAATGTTTATGATCAATAATCCGATATTTAAGATGAATGATTTTATTGGATATTCAATATTAGACCATTGGTTATTAATATTGGCAATTAAACCAATGATCATTGGTCCAATTGGATCATTCATCTCTAATTTTGACATAAGTAGACCTTTGATCTTTAATATTAGTCCAGTCCCCAAATAGACGGTTGATCTTCAATAGCAAATAAATTGGGCAATTCATTTCCAATTTTGGCCCAATCAAATTGTTTTTCCTTGATATCCATCGAAGAGATTGTTAATCTCTAATATCCACTTGATCAGACCATTCATCTTCAATATAAGTCCAATCTGACTGTTGATCTTCAATTTTATATTAATGAGACTGTTCATCTTTGATGTTATCCAACTTGAACGTTCATCTTCAATATTATTCAAATTGGACTATTGGCTCCAAGCAATCTATTGATTTTAACATTGTCCAATCTAACCATTCATCCCTAATTTCATCACCAGTGGACCATTGCTCTTCACTATCAGTTTAATTGGACCATTGATACTTAATTTTACACTAATCAAACAGTTTAATTTTGACCTCGGTCCAATCTCAACCCCATCTTTAGTTTGATTGAAATGGACCATTCCAATCAATCGTTAATTTTCAATATCGGCCAAATCGAACCAGTTATCTCCAATTTCATCACATCTCGACTGTTTATCTTCAACATCTGTCTGATCGAACTGTTAATATTCAATTTAGACCATTGAaattcaacatatatatatatatatatatatatatatatatatatatatatatatatatatatatatatatatatatgggaaaaggtactatgtgctcgacctcacaagaccatcccatgaggtcgagttgtgtgggccccaacgttatgcgtttcgaacatctaccccatcaatcaaatgcaccattcgatcgtgggcctaggtctcaaaaatcaagtcaatctgttacttgttgggccacaccacatacagaagtggggaggggctgtgcaccatcaaaacattcataattattttttgggcccaccgagatgtggtttgcaaatccagcccatccattatgtgtgtcccacttggatgagggttcagaccaagtttcaacagcattcaaaactcaggtgggccccaccaagtgcttttatatgtttttggcatgtcttcacatgattttagatggtatggcccacctgagt
This DNA window, taken from Magnolia sinica isolate HGM2019 chromosome 14, MsV1, whole genome shotgun sequence, encodes the following:
- the LOC131226138 gene encoding mitogen-activated protein kinase 15, with protein sequence MQPDQRRKAPLEVDFFTEYGEGSRYKIEEVIGKGSYGVVCSAFDTHTGEKVAIKKINDIFEHVSDATRILREIKLLRLLRHPDIVEIKHILLPPSRREFKDIYVVFELMESDLHQVIKANDDLTPEHYQFFLYQLLRGLKYIHTANVFHRDLKPKNILANADCKLKICDFGLARVAFNDTPTAIFWTDYVATRWYRAPELCGSFFSKYTPAIDIWSIGCIFAELLTGKPLFPGKNVVHQLDLMTDLLGTPSAEAIARVRNEKARRYLSCMRRKKPVPLSQKFPNADPLALRLLERMLAFEPKNRPSAEEALADPYFRSLAKVEREPSAQPVTKMEFEFERRRITKEDVRELIYRETLEYHPKMLKEFLEGTEPTGFMYPSAVDQFKKQFAYLEEHYGNGATVAPPERQHASLPRPCVFYSDNTAHNPAEVTDDMSKCCIKEMEKPQPDGNCGIPGTRFPLQVPQRIQGGAAKPGKVVGSVLRYNNCATAAQEAYEQRKTVRNPTVMTQYPASSCSYPRRNPSCKSDVGEEGIEGSNSVQSKPQYMARKVATAQGGAGGPWY